A window of Nicotiana tabacum cultivar K326 chromosome 24, ASM71507v2, whole genome shotgun sequence contains these coding sequences:
- the LOC107797979 gene encoding uncharacterized protein LOC107797979: MSVPIRITTLLLLLIFIAQSLSYTTSYQGSNIATKRCNFIPNSESNIDGMHAAAIIRENKLSGRNLEFSEKVKENIIEESKQENIIANVEGQEITRRRLLSLAGDQKKYVVFTADYKLPRHHPPKNN; this comes from the exons ATGTCAGTACCTATTCGAATTACAACTTTATTGTTGCTCCTAATCTTCATTGCTCAAAGTCTCTCTTACACAACTTCCTACCAAG GTAGCAATATTGCAACCAAAAGATGCAACTTCATCCCAAATAGTGAG TCAAACATTGATGGGATGCATGCAGCAGCTATAATAAGAGAAAACAAGTTGAGTGGACGAAATTTGGAATTTTCCGAGAAagtgaaagaaaatattattgaagAAAGCAAGCAAGAAAATATTATTGCAAATGTAGAAGGCCAAGAAATTACAAGAAGACGTCTTCTCTCACTGGCTGGAGATCAGAAAAAATATGTAGTATTTACTGCAGATTACAAATTACCAAGGCATCACCCtcctaaaaataactaa